CGCGTAGGTCGTGCCCCAGGGGCCCTGATAGCCCACGGGGGTGCCCTTGAGGGCAGTGGCCGGATCAATGGTGCCCCCGGTCTCCGCGAAACCGACCGAATGGCAATCGTGGCATCCCCCGATACGGGAAATGCGTTCTCCCTCAGCAATAGAAACAACAGTATCCTGGGCCTGTGCATTTGCCGTCAACAGCAGACCAGCTAAAATAATAGTCTTGCGAAACATCCTTTCCTCCGGTGCGTCAGTCACCGTGCTCATAATGACTTGCATCGGATTTGCTGGCAAGGGAGCGGTTGATCCTGCCAGCGTCGTCCGCTACATGGGGCCAGAGCTTGCCGGGTGGCGTTTCGGGCTGGAGCGGAGATCTGCCTCCCGTCTGCAACGCGGCCCCTTTTAGGAATAGACAATGCGTACGGAAATCGAAAAGACCGTCGCCGGAATCGAGCAGGTTTTGACCCTGCTGAGGAGGCATCTTTGACTGGGATACTGCAGAACTCCGCCTCGACGCGCTGACGGCGCAAACTGAATCCCCCGATTTCTGGAATGATCCGGAAAAGGCCCGCACCACCATGCGCGAGCGCGACGAGCTCGACGTGGCGGTCAAATCCGTGCGCGAGCTCGAAGCGGGCATCCGCGACAATGTCGAACTGATCGAGATGGGCGAAGCCGAAGGCGACGCCGAGATCGTCAAGGATGCCGAGGACGCGCTGCTCGAGCTGCGGCAGGTGGCCAAGCGCCGCCAGATCGAGACGCTGCTCTCGGGCGAAGTCGATGCCAACGATGCCTATGTGGAAATCCACTCGGGCGCCGGCGGCACCGAAAGCCAGGATTGGGCCAACATGCTGCTGCGCATGTATACCCGCTGGGCCGAGCGCCGGAAGATGAAGGTCGAAGTGCTCGAAATGCACGACGGCGAAGAGGCCGGTATCAAGTCGGCCACCATCAAGGTGTCCGGCCACAATGCCTATGGCTGGCTCAAGACCGAAAGCGGCGTGCATCGCCTGGTGCGCATCAGCCCCTACGATTCGGCGGCGCGACGGCATACGAGCTTTTCGAGCTGCTGGGTTTACCCTGTCGTGGACGATTCCATCGACATCGAAATCCGCGAAGCCGACCTCAAGGTCGATACCTATCGCGCCTCGGGTGCCGGCGGACAGCACGTCAACACCACCGACTCGGCGATCCGCATCACCCACGTGCCCTCCGGTATTATCGTCGCCTGCCAGCAGGAGCGCAGCCAGCACAAGAACCGGGCCACGGCCATGGCGATGCTGAAGTCGCGGCTCTACGAGGCCGAGCTGCAGAAGCGTGAAGAAGAAGCCAATGCGCAGGCGGCCAGCAAGACCGATATCGGCTGGGGCCACCAGATCCGCTCTTACGTGCTGCAGCCCTATCAGATGGTCAAGGATCTGCGCACGAGCGTCGAAAGCGGCCAGCCGGCTTTGGTGCTGGATGGCGACCTGGACGCGTTCATGGAAGCGGCCCTGGCGCAGCGCGTTGGCGTCGCCACCGATGTGAGCAGCGACTAGGGTGGTATCAGCCGTTTAGCTTCGCTCCCGCAAAGCCTGGCCGGCCTTGACCCAGGTCAAGGCGGTCGCTGGCACTGCATGGCATCTGTGTGGGGGCAAGGGATGACCTTGCCCCCACACAGGAGAGAGCAGTGGCCAATATGATGAAGGCGGCGGTCGTCCGCGAATTCGGCAAGCCCTTGTCAATCGAGATGGTGCCGGTGCCGGTGCCCGGGCCCGGCGAAGTGCTGGTCAAGGTCGTGGCTTGCGGGGTGTGCCATACCGATCTGCACGCGGCCGATGGCGACTGGCCGGTCAAGCCGACCCTTCCATTCATTCCCGGACATGAAGTGGCCGGCACCGTGGTGGCGCTCGGCGATGGCGTCAGCAATGTCAAAATCGGTGATGCGGTCGGCGTGGCGTGGCTGCACGATGCCTGCCAGTCCTGCGAATATTGCGAGACCGGCTGGGAAACGCTGTGCGAGCACCAGCACAATACCGGCTATGGCGTGGATGGCGGCTTTGCCGAATATGTTATCGCCTCGGCGGCCTTTGTCGCCCGCCTGCCGGCCGATGTCGATTTCGCGCAGATCGCACCCATCCTGTGCGCCGGCGTGACGACCTATAAGGGACTGCTGGAGACTGAAGTGCGCGCCGGGGAATGGGTCGCGATTTTCGGTATTGGCGGGCTGGGTCACGTCGCGGTGCAATATGCGGTGGCCATGGGCGTACATGTGGTTGCCATCGACATCGCGCCCGAAAAGCTGGCGCTGGCCACGGCCTCGGGTGCCGAGCTGGCGGTCGATGCGCGGGACGCCGATGCCGTGCAACGCATTCTGGACGCCACGGGCGGTGGCGCGCATGGCGTGCTGGTGACGGCGGTATCACCGCCGGCCTTTTCCCAGGCACTCAAAGTGGTGCGTCGCAAGGGCACGGTGGCCCTGGTGGGACTGCCCCCGGGCGAGTTCCCGACGCCGATTTTCGATGTGGTGCTGAAGCGGCTGACCGTGCGCGGATCGATCGTGGGGACGCGGCGCGATCTTGACGAGGCCATCAGCTTTGCCAACGAGGGCAAGGTGCATGCCGAGATCACCAGGGTGCCGCTCGAGCAGATCAATAAGGTGTTTGCCGATCTCAAGGCTGGCCGGGTCGATGGCCGCATGGTCATCGACTTTACCGACCATTCCGGCGAGGTGGCCTGACCCACAATGGTGGCGGCCAGCGGTCACACAGGGTGATCGCTGGCTGCGTCTTCTAGCTCAGCAGGGCGCGCAGCCGCGTGCCGGCATCGAGGAAAGCCTTGGGGTTGATGGCGCTGTCGCCCTTGCGCACTTCAAAATGCAGATGCGGGCCGGTGGAGCGGCCGGTGGAGCCGACCTTGGCGATGGGCGTGCCGGTATGCACGCGCTGGCCCTCATGGCTGAGAAAACCCGAGAGATGGCCATAGCGGG
This sequence is a window from Devosia beringensis. Protein-coding genes within it:
- the prfB gene encoding peptide chain release factor 2 (programmed frameshift); its protein translation is MRTEIEKTVAGIEQVLTLLRRHLDWDTAELRLDALTAQTESPDFWNDPEKARTTMRERDELDVAVKSVRELEAGIRDNVELIEMGEAEGDAEIVKDAEDALLELRQVAKRRQIETLLSGEVDANDAYVEIHSGAGGTESQDWANMLLRMYTRWAERRKMKVEVLEMHDGEEAGIKSATIKVSGHNAYGWLKTESGVHRLVRISPYDSAARRHTSFSSCWVYPVVDDSIDIEIREADLKVDTYRASGAGGQHVNTTDSAIRITHVPSGIIVACQQERSQHKNRATAMAMLKSRLYEAELQKREEEANAQAASKTDIGWGHQIRSYVLQPYQMVKDLRTSVESGQPALVLDGDLDAFMEAALAQRVGVATDVSSD
- the adhP gene encoding alcohol dehydrogenase AdhP gives rise to the protein MMKAAVVREFGKPLSIEMVPVPVPGPGEVLVKVVACGVCHTDLHAADGDWPVKPTLPFIPGHEVAGTVVALGDGVSNVKIGDAVGVAWLHDACQSCEYCETGWETLCEHQHNTGYGVDGGFAEYVIASAAFVARLPADVDFAQIAPILCAGVTTYKGLLETEVRAGEWVAIFGIGGLGHVAVQYAVAMGVHVVAIDIAPEKLALATASGAELAVDARDADAVQRILDATGGGAHGVLVTAVSPPAFSQALKVVRRKGTVALVGLPPGEFPTPIFDVVLKRLTVRGSIVGTRRDLDEAISFANEGKVHAEITRVPLEQINKVFADLKAGRVDGRMVIDFTDHSGEVA